A single region of the Oryzias melastigma strain HK-1 linkage group LG23, ASM292280v2, whole genome shotgun sequence genome encodes:
- the nrcama gene encoding neuronal cell adhesion molecule a isoform X4, protein MDSNPQWVPGFNVVLLILLSHVTSAFEVPLDPKVLEGLPQPPTITFQSPKDYIFDPREHIVIRCEAKGNPQPSFKWARNGTDFDVESDPKVLMKPGSGTLVIDISGGKAEAYEGTYQCTAENEHGKALTNKIVIRQSRSPLWPKERNEGTVVQKGVSLVLKCRPPAGLPPPVIFWMDNNFQKLQLDERVSQALNGDLYFSNVLPQDAREDYICYARFPHTQTIQQKQPISVVVLDNNPQGERRPRILLPSDPISTKMVLKGVVLQLECIAEGLPTPDVSWQKVGGELPNNRMAFHNFGKILQISDVNESDAGDYHCTAKNKLGSVHHVIKVDVKAAPFWISAPKNLILAPNETGILTCRVNGTPKPKVSWFVNGVPVENAAADRSRKVDDDTVIINNVQIGSSAVYQCNASNEFGYVMANAFVSVLAEPPKMLTPPDQVYQVITNSPAFLDCASFGSPTPTITWFKDGRISIENGDQYVIHKNGTLEITVAQVLNTGKYTCVATNNLGMKENSVNLEVKEPTRILEQPEYKVVQRGMSATFDCTVKHDKSLTPIMTWLKDRGELPDDERFEVDSDSLTIRNVVEGDAGTYTCIMKTSLDQDSASAVLTVVEATPTPGIVYGKPDPPTDLELTDQTERSVQLTWTPGDENNSPIQSFLVQYEDSLHHKGVWVNLTEVDGTRTTTHLELSPYVYYSFRVLARNEVGYSEPSYPSSQYRTNPAAPDENPSNVRGVGSQPDNMVISWMPLTGYQANGPGLKYKVHWKRRDGEENWSSQNVVDKSEFVLTGTPTYVPYEIKVQALNDYGNGPDPEIVIGYSGEDVPLSAPEKVQVKVKDSTLAEVHWEPVNASSVRGQLQGYKVSYQRQRGLLGGEQGQQQEKVIIFSGDQSHGQIPDLQPFSIYTLSINVLNNKGEGPPSSNQTFETPEGVPGPPSFLNVLSPRLDSFSLEWGPPANNNGRLTGYTLRYQPVNRTAEPGTVQELNFFANETTTTLDNLNSSMLYKFYLSAKTIKGSGPTITEEASTAVDTARIQPKVETGKGPTESPHPTLPITQSLQPSIHKAAPTVGPAFGTVNASLAEEGVMISWEYFGHHKNVAVQYTLENSKEDWTKEWVNGTHSHMIKGLKPGMSYKVRVVATDEAERTHSSKEVPVTVPAVPNRQVDIATQSWFIGLMCAIALLILVLLIVCFIKRNKGGKYPVKEKEDAHQDPEIQPMKEDDGTFGEYRSIESDMEDHKPLKGSRTPSNGTVRRDESDDSLVDYGEGGDGQFNEDGSFIGQYSGKKEKDTHEGNESSEAPSPVNAMNSFV, encoded by the exons ATGGACAGCAATCCACAGTGGGTCCCAGGCTTCAACGTGGTGCTGCTGATTCTGCTGAGTCATGTAACTTCAGCGTTTGAAGTGCCTCTCGATC CTAAAGTGCTGGAAGGAT TGCCTCAACCTCCAACCATAACCTTCCAATCCCCTAAGGATTACATCTTTGACCCGCGGGAGCACATCGTCATCCGCTGCGAGGCCAAAGGGAACCCTCAGCCCAG CTTTAAGTGGGCCAGAAACGGAACCGACTTTGATGTGGAGAGCGACCCCAAAGTCCTGATGAAGCCCGGCTCAGGAACGCTGGTTATCGACATCAGCGGCGGGAAGGCCGAGGCCTACGAGGGGACCTACCAGTGCACGGCTGAGAACGAGCACGGCAAAGCGCTGACCAACAAAATAGTGATCAGGCAGTCAA GGTCCCCCTTGTGGCCGAAGGAGAGAAACGAAGGCACCGTCGTGCAGAAGGGGGTGTCCCTGGTGCTGAAGTGCCGTCCTCCTGCGGGACTCCCGCCTCCTGTCATCTTCTGGATGGATAACA ACTTTCAGAAGCTGCAGCTGGATGAACGGGTGTCCCAGGCCTTGAATGGAGACTTGTACTTTTCTAACGTTCTCCCACAAGATGCGCGGGAGGATTACATTTGCTACGCTCGCTTCCCCCACACACAGACAATCCAGCAGAAACAGCCCATTTCAGTAGTAGTATTAGACA ACAATCCCCAAGGAGAACGGCGGCCTCGTATCCTGTTACCTTCAGACCCCATCAGCACCAAGATGGTTCTGAAGGGAGTAGTTCTGCAGTTGGAGTGCATCGCTGAGGGGTT GCCCACGCCGGACGTCTCCTGGCAGAAGGTGGGGGGAGAGCTTCCAAATAACAGGATGGCGTTCCACAACTTTGGTAAAATCCTGCAAATTTCGGACGTGAATGAATCGGACGCTGGGGATTACCACTGCACGGCCAAGAACAAGCTGGGCTCGGTTCACCACGTCATCAAAGTCGATGTCAAAG CTGCTCCATTCTGGATCAGCGCCCCCAAGAATCTGATCCTTGCCCCCAACGAGACCGGGATTCTAACGTGTCGTGTTAACGGGACCCCAAAACCCAAAGTCAGCTGGTTTGTCAATGGAGTTCCCGTAGAAA ACGCCGCTGCGGACAGAAGCCGCAAAGTGGACGACGACACCGTGATCATCAACAACGTACAGATCGGGTCCAGCGCCGTCTACCAATGCAACGCCTCTAACGAGTTTGGCTACGTCATGGCTAACGCCTTCGTTAGCGTTCTCG CTGAGCCACCAAAGATGCTAACTCCACCCGACCAAGTGTACCAGGTCATCACTAACAGCCCGGCTTTTCTCGACTGTGCTTCCTTTGGCTCACCAACACCAACTATTACATG GTTCAAGGATGGCCGGATCAGCATTGAAAATGGTGATCAGTACGTGATCCATAAGAATGGTACCCTGGAAATCACTGTGGCCCAGGTACTAAATACCGGGAAGTACACCTGCGTTGCCACGAACAACCTTGGGATGAAAGAGAATTCTGTCAACTTGGAAGTTAAAG AGCCCACGCGTATCCTAGAGCAGCCGGAGTACAAGGTGGTGCAGAGAGGAATGAGCGCGACGTTTGATTGTACAGTCAAACATGACAAATCCCTCACTCCCATAATGACTTGGCTGAAGGACAGAGGAGAGCTGCCGGATGATGAGAG GTTTGAGGTGGACTCTGATAGTCTGACCATCAGAAATGTGGTGGAGGGGGATGCGGGAACTTACACTTGCATCATGAAGACGAGTCTGGATCAGGACTCTGCCAGCGCCGTTCTCACTGTAGTCg AGGCAACTCCGACTCCTGGAATTGTCTACG GTAAACCAGACCCTCCCACTGACTTAGAACTGACTGACCAGACGGAGAGAAGCGTTCAGCTCACCTGGACCCCCGGAGACGAGAACAACAGTCCCATACAGA gcttTTTGGTTCAGTATGAGGACTCGCTGCACCATAAAGGAGTTTGGGTAAACTTAACAGAAGTCGATGGCACCAGAACAACCACCCATCTGGAGCTCTCTCCATACGTGTACTACTCCTTCAGGGTGTTGGCCCGGAATGAGGTCGGCTACAGCGAGCCCAGTTACCCATCAAGCCAATACAGAACCAACCCTGCCG CTCCAGATGAAAACCCGTCAAATGTCCGAGGAGTTGGATCGCAGCCTGATAACATGGTTATTTCCTGGATG CCACTGACAGGTTACCAGGCCAACGGACCGGGTCTCAAGTATAAGGTCCACTGGAAACGAAGAGACGGGGAGGAAAATTGGTCATCACAGAACGTGGTCGACAAGTCTGAGTTTGTTCTTACTGGAACTCCAACCTACGTTCCCTATGAAATCAAAGTTCAGGCTCTGAACGATTACGGCAACGGCCCTGATCCTGAAATAGTGATTGGATACTCTGGGGAAGACG TTCCTCTGTCCGCTCCTGAAAAAGTGCAGGTCAAGGTTAAGGACAGCACGCTAGCTGAGGTACACTGGGAGCCCGTGAACGCCTCCTCGGTTAGAGGGCAACTTCAAGGATACAAg GTGTCCTACCAAAGACAACGCGGTTTGCTTGGGGGAGAGCAAGGACAGCAGCAGGAGAAGGTTATAATTTTCAGCGGAGACCAAAGTCACGGACAGATACCCGACCTTCAACCTTTCAGTATTTACACGCTCTCCATCAACGTTCTCAACAACAAAGGAGAAGGACCTCCTAGCTCCAACCAAACCTTTGAGACCCCCGAGGGAG TTCCAGGACCTCCTTCCTTCCTGAATGTGCTGAGTCCTCGGTTGGACTCCTTCTCACTTGAATGGGGCCCACCAGCCAACAACAATGGCCGCCTCACGGGATACACACTCAGATACCAGCCAG TCAACCGCACAGCTGAACCCGGAACCGTCCAGGAATTAAACTTCTTTGCCAACGAGACGACCACCACCCTGGACAACCTGAACAGCAGTATGCTCTACAAGTTTTACTTAAGCGCCAAGACGATAAAAGGCTCTGGTCCCACCATTACAGAGGAGGCTTCCACTGCCGTGGATACAG CTCGTATTCAGCCCAAAGTAGAGACGGGCAAAG GCCCCACAGAGTCCCCTCACCCAACCCTACCCATCACTCAGTCTCTGCAACCCTCGATTCACAAGG CAGCGCCTACCGTTGGCCCCGCGTTTGGTACAGTTAACGCATCTCTAGCAGAGGAAGGTGTAATGATCAGTTGGGAGTACTTTGGACACCATAAGAATGTAGCTGTGCAGTACACTTTAGAGAACA GTAAAGAGGACTGGACAAAGGAGTGGGTTAATGGTACGCACTCGCATATGATAAAGGGTTTAAAGCCGGGGATGTCCTATAAAGTGCGCGTGGTAGCTACAGATGAGGCTGAACGGACGCACAGCTCAAAGGAAGTACCGGTTACGGTGCCAG CCGTGCCAAACCGGCAGGTGGACATCGCCACCCAGAGCTGGTTTATTGGACTGATGTGTGCCATCGCTCTCCTCATTTTGGTTCTTCTCATAGTGTGCTTCATCAAGAGGAACAAAGGTGGAAAATACCCAG TGAAAGAGAAAGAAGATGCTCACCAAGACCCAGAGATCCAGCCTATGAAGGAGGATGATGGGACGTTTGGAGAGTACAG GTCAATAGAGAG TGACATGGAGGACCACAAGCCCTTAAAAGGCAGTCGGACACCGTCCAACGGGACGGTGCGCCGTGATGAAAGCGATGACAGTTTGGTGGACTACGGGGAGGGCGGGGACGGACAGTTCAACGAAGACGGCTCCTTCATAGGCCAGTACAGTGGCAAGAAAGAGAAAGACACGCACGAAGGCAACGAGAGCTCGGAGGCGCCCTCGCCCGTCAATGCAATGAACTCGTTCGTCTAG
- the nrcama gene encoding neuronal cell adhesion molecule a isoform X9 — protein MDSNPQWVPGFNVVLLILLSHVTSAFEVPLDPKVLEGLPQPPTITFQSPKDYIFDPREHIVIRCEAKGNPQPSFKWARNGTDFDVESDPKVLMKPGSGTLVIDISGGKAEAYEGTYQCTAENEHGKALTNKIVIRQSRSPLWPKERNEGTVVQKGVSLVLKCRPPAGLPPPVIFWMDNNFQKLQLDERVSQALNGDLYFSNVLPQDAREDYICYARFPHTQTIQQKQPISVVVLDNNPQGERRPRILLPSDPISTKMVLKGVVLQLECIAEGLPTPDVSWQKVGGELPNNRMAFHNFGKILQISDVNESDAGDYHCTAKNKLGSVHHVIKVDVKAAPFWISAPKNLILAPNETGILTCRVNGTPKPKVSWFVNGVPVENAAADRSRKVDDDTVIINNVQIGSSAVYQCNASNEFGYVMANAFVSVLAEPPKMLTPPDQVYQVITNSPAFLDCASFGSPTPTITWFKDGRISIENGDQYVIHKNGTLEITVAQVLNTGKYTCVATNNLGMKENSVNLEVKEPTRILEQPEYKVVQRGMSATFDCTVKHDKSLTPIMTWLKDRGELPDDERFEVDSDSLTIRNVVEGDAGTYTCIMKTSLDQDSASAVLTVVEATPTPGIVYGKPDPPTDLELTDQTERSVQLTWTPGDENNSPIQSFLVQYEDSLHHKGVWVNLTEVDGTRTTTHLELSPYVYYSFRVLARNEVGYSEPSYPSSQYRTNPAAPDENPSNVRGVGSQPDNMVISWMPLTGYQANGPGLKYKVHWKRRDGEENWSSQNVVDKSEFVLTGTPTYVPYEIKVQALNDYGNGPDPEIVIGYSGEDVPLSAPEKVQVKVKDSTLAEVHWEPVNASSVRGQLQGYKVSYQRQRGLLGGEQGQQQEKVIIFSGDQSHGQIPDLQPFSIYTLSINVLNNKGEGPPSSNQTFETPEGVPGPPSFLNVLSPRLDSFSLEWGPPANNNGRLTGYTLRYQPVNRTAEPGTVQELNFFANETTTTLDNLNSSMLYKFYLSAKTIKGSGPTITEEASTAVDTARIQPKVETGKAPTVGPAFGTVNASLAEEGVMISWEYFGHHKNVAVQYTLENSKEDWTKEWVNGTHSHMIKGLKPGMSYKVRVVATDEAERTHSSKEVPVTVPAVPNRQVDIATQSWFIGLMCAIALLILVLLIVCFIKRNKGGKYPVKEKEDAHQDPEIQPMKEDDGTFGEYRSIESDMEDHKPLKGSRTPSNGTVRRDESDDSLVDYGEGGDGQFNEDGSFIGQYSGKKEKDTHEGNESSEAPSPVNAMNSFV, from the exons ATGGACAGCAATCCACAGTGGGTCCCAGGCTTCAACGTGGTGCTGCTGATTCTGCTGAGTCATGTAACTTCAGCGTTTGAAGTGCCTCTCGATC CTAAAGTGCTGGAAGGAT TGCCTCAACCTCCAACCATAACCTTCCAATCCCCTAAGGATTACATCTTTGACCCGCGGGAGCACATCGTCATCCGCTGCGAGGCCAAAGGGAACCCTCAGCCCAG CTTTAAGTGGGCCAGAAACGGAACCGACTTTGATGTGGAGAGCGACCCCAAAGTCCTGATGAAGCCCGGCTCAGGAACGCTGGTTATCGACATCAGCGGCGGGAAGGCCGAGGCCTACGAGGGGACCTACCAGTGCACGGCTGAGAACGAGCACGGCAAAGCGCTGACCAACAAAATAGTGATCAGGCAGTCAA GGTCCCCCTTGTGGCCGAAGGAGAGAAACGAAGGCACCGTCGTGCAGAAGGGGGTGTCCCTGGTGCTGAAGTGCCGTCCTCCTGCGGGACTCCCGCCTCCTGTCATCTTCTGGATGGATAACA ACTTTCAGAAGCTGCAGCTGGATGAACGGGTGTCCCAGGCCTTGAATGGAGACTTGTACTTTTCTAACGTTCTCCCACAAGATGCGCGGGAGGATTACATTTGCTACGCTCGCTTCCCCCACACACAGACAATCCAGCAGAAACAGCCCATTTCAGTAGTAGTATTAGACA ACAATCCCCAAGGAGAACGGCGGCCTCGTATCCTGTTACCTTCAGACCCCATCAGCACCAAGATGGTTCTGAAGGGAGTAGTTCTGCAGTTGGAGTGCATCGCTGAGGGGTT GCCCACGCCGGACGTCTCCTGGCAGAAGGTGGGGGGAGAGCTTCCAAATAACAGGATGGCGTTCCACAACTTTGGTAAAATCCTGCAAATTTCGGACGTGAATGAATCGGACGCTGGGGATTACCACTGCACGGCCAAGAACAAGCTGGGCTCGGTTCACCACGTCATCAAAGTCGATGTCAAAG CTGCTCCATTCTGGATCAGCGCCCCCAAGAATCTGATCCTTGCCCCCAACGAGACCGGGATTCTAACGTGTCGTGTTAACGGGACCCCAAAACCCAAAGTCAGCTGGTTTGTCAATGGAGTTCCCGTAGAAA ACGCCGCTGCGGACAGAAGCCGCAAAGTGGACGACGACACCGTGATCATCAACAACGTACAGATCGGGTCCAGCGCCGTCTACCAATGCAACGCCTCTAACGAGTTTGGCTACGTCATGGCTAACGCCTTCGTTAGCGTTCTCG CTGAGCCACCAAAGATGCTAACTCCACCCGACCAAGTGTACCAGGTCATCACTAACAGCCCGGCTTTTCTCGACTGTGCTTCCTTTGGCTCACCAACACCAACTATTACATG GTTCAAGGATGGCCGGATCAGCATTGAAAATGGTGATCAGTACGTGATCCATAAGAATGGTACCCTGGAAATCACTGTGGCCCAGGTACTAAATACCGGGAAGTACACCTGCGTTGCCACGAACAACCTTGGGATGAAAGAGAATTCTGTCAACTTGGAAGTTAAAG AGCCCACGCGTATCCTAGAGCAGCCGGAGTACAAGGTGGTGCAGAGAGGAATGAGCGCGACGTTTGATTGTACAGTCAAACATGACAAATCCCTCACTCCCATAATGACTTGGCTGAAGGACAGAGGAGAGCTGCCGGATGATGAGAG GTTTGAGGTGGACTCTGATAGTCTGACCATCAGAAATGTGGTGGAGGGGGATGCGGGAACTTACACTTGCATCATGAAGACGAGTCTGGATCAGGACTCTGCCAGCGCCGTTCTCACTGTAGTCg AGGCAACTCCGACTCCTGGAATTGTCTACG GTAAACCAGACCCTCCCACTGACTTAGAACTGACTGACCAGACGGAGAGAAGCGTTCAGCTCACCTGGACCCCCGGAGACGAGAACAACAGTCCCATACAGA gcttTTTGGTTCAGTATGAGGACTCGCTGCACCATAAAGGAGTTTGGGTAAACTTAACAGAAGTCGATGGCACCAGAACAACCACCCATCTGGAGCTCTCTCCATACGTGTACTACTCCTTCAGGGTGTTGGCCCGGAATGAGGTCGGCTACAGCGAGCCCAGTTACCCATCAAGCCAATACAGAACCAACCCTGCCG CTCCAGATGAAAACCCGTCAAATGTCCGAGGAGTTGGATCGCAGCCTGATAACATGGTTATTTCCTGGATG CCACTGACAGGTTACCAGGCCAACGGACCGGGTCTCAAGTATAAGGTCCACTGGAAACGAAGAGACGGGGAGGAAAATTGGTCATCACAGAACGTGGTCGACAAGTCTGAGTTTGTTCTTACTGGAACTCCAACCTACGTTCCCTATGAAATCAAAGTTCAGGCTCTGAACGATTACGGCAACGGCCCTGATCCTGAAATAGTGATTGGATACTCTGGGGAAGACG TTCCTCTGTCCGCTCCTGAAAAAGTGCAGGTCAAGGTTAAGGACAGCACGCTAGCTGAGGTACACTGGGAGCCCGTGAACGCCTCCTCGGTTAGAGGGCAACTTCAAGGATACAAg GTGTCCTACCAAAGACAACGCGGTTTGCTTGGGGGAGAGCAAGGACAGCAGCAGGAGAAGGTTATAATTTTCAGCGGAGACCAAAGTCACGGACAGATACCCGACCTTCAACCTTTCAGTATTTACACGCTCTCCATCAACGTTCTCAACAACAAAGGAGAAGGACCTCCTAGCTCCAACCAAACCTTTGAGACCCCCGAGGGAG TTCCAGGACCTCCTTCCTTCCTGAATGTGCTGAGTCCTCGGTTGGACTCCTTCTCACTTGAATGGGGCCCACCAGCCAACAACAATGGCCGCCTCACGGGATACACACTCAGATACCAGCCAG TCAACCGCACAGCTGAACCCGGAACCGTCCAGGAATTAAACTTCTTTGCCAACGAGACGACCACCACCCTGGACAACCTGAACAGCAGTATGCTCTACAAGTTTTACTTAAGCGCCAAGACGATAAAAGGCTCTGGTCCCACCATTACAGAGGAGGCTTCCACTGCCGTGGATACAG CTCGTATTCAGCCCAAAGTAGAGACGGGCAAAG CGCCTACCGTTGGCCCCGCGTTTGGTACAGTTAACGCATCTCTAGCAGAGGAAGGTGTAATGATCAGTTGGGAGTACTTTGGACACCATAAGAATGTAGCTGTGCAGTACACTTTAGAGAACA GTAAAGAGGACTGGACAAAGGAGTGGGTTAATGGTACGCACTCGCATATGATAAAGGGTTTAAAGCCGGGGATGTCCTATAAAGTGCGCGTGGTAGCTACAGATGAGGCTGAACGGACGCACAGCTCAAAGGAAGTACCGGTTACGGTGCCAG CCGTGCCAAACCGGCAGGTGGACATCGCCACCCAGAGCTGGTTTATTGGACTGATGTGTGCCATCGCTCTCCTCATTTTGGTTCTTCTCATAGTGTGCTTCATCAAGAGGAACAAAGGTGGAAAATACCCAG TGAAAGAGAAAGAAGATGCTCACCAAGACCCAGAGATCCAGCCTATGAAGGAGGATGATGGGACGTTTGGAGAGTACAG GTCAATAGAGAG TGACATGGAGGACCACAAGCCCTTAAAAGGCAGTCGGACACCGTCCAACGGGACGGTGCGCCGTGATGAAAGCGATGACAGTTTGGTGGACTACGGGGAGGGCGGGGACGGACAGTTCAACGAAGACGGCTCCTTCATAGGCCAGTACAGTGGCAAGAAAGAGAAAGACACGCACGAAGGCAACGAGAGCTCGGAGGCGCCCTCGCCCGTCAATGCAATGAACTCGTTCGTCTAG